The Comamonas testosteroni genome contains the following window.
GGTCGTAGCGCAGGCCGCCGGTCAGTGCAAAGTCCTGGTGCAGACGCCATTCGTCCTCGGCAAACACGGCCCACTGGCTGCGGTTGATGCTGGTGCGGCTGGCATTCGGCAAGGTGTTGGTGGTGGTGTCCGTCAGGTCCTGCTCGTTGTAGCTCACGCCCGTGGTCAGCAGATGACTGGCCCCCAGCGGCGCCACCCAGCTGCTGTTGAACACCGTGTTCTTGATGGTCATGTCGCGCGACAGGTTGCGCGTCTTTTCCTGCTGCAGATAGGTGTCCGAGGACGCCCAGCCCCAGCGGCCCTTGTGCTGCAGCGAGAAGTTGTCGCGCTCGAACTTGCGGTCGCTGAGTGCGGCCGTGGCCGCCAGCGTCTTGCCCGGCGTCGAGGTGTAGTGCTGCTTGCCCGTGCCCAGCTCGGCAATGATGTCGTGGTCCTTGTTGGGCGTCAGCGCCAGCTTGACGTTGAGCGCGCGGTTGTCGTAGTCGTTGTAGCCGTTGAGGATGTGGTCCTCGCCGCGCTTGTTGTAGTTGCCGTAGATGCTCAGGCCCAGCAGATCGGTCTGTATGGGGCCGGACAGATAGAAATTGCTCTGGTAGATATTGCCCGAGGAAGAGCGCTCCTGCAGCGTGGCCTCGGTGCGGATGGAGCCCATCCACTCCTTGGCCACCTTGCGCGTGATGATGTTGATCACACCGCCCATGGCGTCCGAGCCGTAGAGCGAGGACATGGGGCCGCGCACCACCTCGATGCGCTCTATCGCCTCCAGCGGCGGCACCCAGCTCTGGTCGGTTCCGGTGGAGCCGTTCGCCTGGGTTTCTCGGGTGTTGGTGCGCTTGCCGTCCACCAGGATCAGGGTGTAGTTCACGCCCATGCCGCGCAGGCTGATGTCGTTGGAATTGTTGTCCGAAGGCACCAGATTCACGCCGGGCACATCGCGCAGCGCATCGTGCAGATTGTTGTAGCTGCCTTTTTCCAGCTCTTCGCGGGTAATGACGGAAATCGAGGCCGGCGCATCCTTGATCTCCTGCTCGAAGCCCGAGGCCGTGACCACCACTGTCTCCAGAGATTTCTCCTGCGCCGCCGTCAGCCCATGGGTCAGCAGGCCGGCAGCCGCCAGCGCCATGCCCAGCATGGGACGCAGCGACCGGCAGGCTGTGGACAAAGGACGGGAAGACGAAGAAACGCAGGCCGTGGCGAAGCCTGCAGCAGCGGCTGCATGAATTTGCATGATGAGTTTGGACAAAGATGCACATCGACCAGGCACGGCTGCGCCCCATGGCCAGAGCCACGGACAGCAGGTACAGGTCAGCGAAGCATTCGCACTGTTGGAGTGATGAAGAAGGCAATCACGATCTGCGCATGAGATCGTCGTGGCTACACCATGCAGCGGGGCATGGCGGCATGCGGCCATTCAATGGGCATGCCTGGCTGGGTCATAGATTGCAGCAAGGTCTTCTTGTTGCGAATAGTTCTCATTGTAAACACAAACAGCAAGCACTCGAAAGAATTTTTACTGTTAAGTACTTTGGCC
Protein-coding sequences here:
- a CDS encoding ligand-gated channel protein; this translates as MQIHAAAAAGFATACVSSSSRPLSTACRSLRPMLGMALAAAGLLTHGLTAAQEKSLETVVVTASGFEQEIKDAPASISVITREELEKGSYNNLHDALRDVPGVNLVPSDNNSNDISLRGMGVNYTLILVDGKRTNTRETQANGSTGTDQSWVPPLEAIERIEVVRGPMSSLYGSDAMGGVINIITRKVAKEWMGSIRTEATLQERSSSGNIYQSNFYLSGPIQTDLLGLSIYGNYNKRGEDHILNGYNDYDNRALNVKLALTPNKDHDIIAELGTGKQHYTSTPGKTLAATAALSDRKFERDNFSLQHKGRWGWASSDTYLQQEKTRNLSRDMTIKNTVFNSSWVAPLGASHLLTTGVSYNEQDLTDTTTNTLPNASRTSINRSQWAVFAEDEWRLHQDFALTGGLRYDHDSQAGGQVSPRLYGVWNLAPQWTVKGGVSTGFRAPSLRQTVGDWGQSSRGGNIYGNPDLKPETSLTKEIGVLYDSGAGTTAGLTVFDNEFEDKITRVACPSCGPLNSSGRVPTTNINVDNAITRGLEASLGTQLSRALRLKTNYTFTKSEQKSGEFAGLPLNQLPRHLFNVSLDWSPTGQLNGWLKASYRGKESAPTGGASSGSFTQKSYTMLDLGGSYKLNKTVTLYAGIYNLLDKQVIYDGVNYDTVLDGRRYWLGMNVKF